In one window of Leptolyngbya sp. CCY15150 DNA:
- a CDS encoding glycosyltransferase family 39 protein, protein MVEQIQNVEIKRQRSSSWLRWLVIGLLIVGVVFRLYQPGHKVYWFDETMTSLRIAGYTQETLVAAAVNQPPITAEDFLERYQYPDHQRTRAAALAALKTHPEHSPLYYVMAWGWLYPAGHSVGNLRLLSALFGLATIPAAYWLGRELFQAAEAGWAIAAVVAISPFHVLYSQEAREYSLWTLAIVLSSAALLWARRRNTVPAWSLYGVTLALGLYSHVFYGFVVMSHGLYMILAESWRPTRRLLAYGGAVLLGLALFAPWLMVILDNWDRLLGNTVGMTLDRQGFLPLFWLLNLSRLFFDLNQGPSAINPAHYLLLALCAYALWYLYQRTPRVTSLFVLTLIGVTAIALMGSDLLLGGRRSTITRYPIPCYVGLQVAVGYLLWRMLQDPDQSRRAYRRWRAGAIALALSGVLSVAVNAHHALWWNKSYAVSRFNPAAAEIINQSDRPLMITDRDPSEVLAFVHRLDADVQVQLIARPNAPDQPPDLRPIVPDIPPATYSDVFLYQPSQGLRLRMERRGMPSSDVNGGGWLWTVSIPSP, encoded by the coding sequence ATGGTAGAGCAAATCCAAAACGTTGAGATCAAGCGCCAGCGCTCCAGTTCCTGGCTGAGATGGCTTGTGATCGGGCTCCTCATTGTGGGCGTTGTGTTTCGCCTCTATCAGCCGGGGCATAAGGTCTACTGGTTTGATGAAACCATGACCTCCCTACGCATTGCTGGCTATACCCAAGAGACGCTGGTGGCGGCGGCGGTCAATCAACCTCCGATCACCGCAGAGGATTTTCTTGAGCGCTACCAATACCCCGACCATCAGCGCACCCGAGCCGCTGCCCTGGCCGCCCTAAAGACCCATCCCGAACATTCCCCGCTGTACTATGTGATGGCCTGGGGCTGGCTATACCCAGCCGGGCATTCGGTGGGCAACTTGCGGCTCCTGTCGGCGTTATTTGGACTGGCGACCATTCCTGCCGCCTATTGGCTTGGGCGAGAGTTATTTCAGGCTGCCGAGGCGGGGTGGGCGATCGCTGCCGTTGTGGCCATATCTCCGTTCCATGTGCTGTATTCCCAGGAGGCGCGGGAATATAGTTTGTGGACGTTGGCGATCGTGCTATCTAGTGCGGCGCTGTTGTGGGCGAGGCGGCGCAATACCGTACCAGCCTGGAGTCTCTACGGCGTGACGCTGGCTCTCGGGCTGTATTCCCATGTGTTCTATGGATTTGTGGTCATGAGCCATGGGCTCTACATGATTCTGGCAGAAAGCTGGCGTCCAACTCGGCGACTCTTGGCCTATGGTGGTGCTGTTCTGCTGGGATTGGCCCTCTTTGCGCCTTGGCTGATGGTGATTCTGGACAATTGGGATCGACTGCTGGGCAATACCGTGGGCATGACCCTCGATCGCCAAGGATTTTTGCCCCTCTTTTGGCTGCTGAACCTCAGCCGCCTCTTTTTTGACCTCAATCAAGGGCCCAGCGCCATCAATCCAGCTCACTATCTTCTGCTTGCCCTCTGCGCCTATGCCCTGTGGTATCTCTATCAGCGCACGCCCCGCGTCACTAGCCTGTTTGTATTGACCCTGATTGGCGTGACGGCGATCGCCCTCATGGGCTCCGATCTGCTGCTGGGGGGACGGCGATCGACCATTACCCGCTATCCCATTCCTTGCTACGTGGGACTGCAGGTGGCCGTGGGCTATCTCCTTTGGCGAATGCTGCAGGATCCAGATCAGAGTCGGCGGGCCTATCGACGCTGGCGGGCAGGGGCGATCGCCCTGGCCTTGTCCGGTGTGCTCTCCGTTGCGGTGAATGCCCATCATGCTCTGTGGTGGAACAAAAGCTATGCGGTGAGTCGTTTTAACCCTGCCGCTGCCGAGATCATCAACCAAAGCGATCGCCCCTTGATGATCACCGATCGCGATCCCAGTGAAGTGCTTGCCTTTGTGCATCGGCTGGATGCTGACGTGCAGGTGCAGCTGATTGCCCGACCCAATGCGCCCGACCAACCGCCCGACCTGCGACCGATCGTCCCCGATATTCCGCCAGCGACCTACAGCGACGTCTTTCTCTACCAGCCCTCCCAGGGACTGCGGCTACGGATGGAGCGCCGAGGTATGCCCAGCAGCGATGTAAACGGCGGTGGCTGGCTTTGGACGGTGAGCATTCCATCACCCTAG